In Colletotrichum higginsianum IMI 349063 chromosome 1, whole genome shotgun sequence, one genomic interval encodes:
- a CDS encoding Oxidoreductase, whose amino-acid sequence MSTRILASFFFFFFLIPTIGPASAASPTTGWTPEPNGRGTFGLICSCVLTLTICVWTALHLNVPAARSTLRNRALEGTKWILYGIFAPELVVATAAAQYIVARWLKREIEKDTAHRQHAAAHKKDGIGGRENERLSSHTWDMTQCFYAVMGGFVVDLPSSDDDENVVKRVTVTPEGIRLLSFIGKLPEIHESQIQDKSKADWMAKSLVCIQAGWMVAQVIGRLIKGLPVSLLEINTCGHVACAVLLYLLWWSKPLDVLDPTVLEEGNDDYLSLMRFCSSMSAVNGVTDIRCFMYMPADGASSDEGPDQHAARVLITTHLSIGSPGTREPSRFLGFDVSDIRPQTTLLTVEAHAQRVARSAYMYHIDQTKPTVAPECLQTYFAPPYRDLTLRHGTIYCRRLFADVQQHQRSHNAVDPVRLAQAAAASDAIWAQCITRPAYAPYYFTSVPTVGVFLGETDYLVPHIVNFPSLSNLGLGQVNIHRDVLRSVLALTAAAYGGLHLSGWFDHFPTDIEKKLWAVSALVIACSGVVLWIFFLARQLWPRFDVFVSGAAPGARLAGTSYYYQKPWMKKAKSAVLGSILVLFAAARVFLVVEAFVNLREAPKALYETPEWSDFFPHF is encoded by the coding sequence ATGAGCACCAGAATCCTagcttctttcttcttcttcttcttcctcatcccgACTATTGGGCCCGCTAGTGCCGCATCTCCAACAACCGGCTGGACTCCTGAACCCAACGGCCGCGGAACCTTTGGGCTGATCTGCTCCTGCGTCCTCACTCTAACGATATGCGTCTGGACGGCCCTCCATCTTAACGTTCCCGCCGCGCGGTCCACACTCCGGAACCGGGCACTGGAAGGGACGAAGTGGATTCTCTACGGCATTTTCGCGccggagctcgtcgtcgcgacggcggccgcgcAGTACATCGTTGCGCGGTGGTTGAAAAGAGAGATCGAAAAGGACACCGCTCATCGTCAGCATGCGGCTGCGCACAAAAAAGATGGGATAGGCGGCAGGGAGAATGAGAGACTCTCAAGCCATACGTGGGACATGACGCAGTGCTTCTACGCCGTGATGGGCGGGTTCGTCGTCGATCTGCCGTCttccgacgacgacgagaacgtCGTCAAGAGAGTGACTGTCACGCCAGAGGGTATAAGGCTTCTTTCCTTCATCGGTAAGTTGCCAGAGATTCACGAGTCGCAGATCCAGGACAAAAGCAAAGCAGACTGGATGGCCAAGTCGCTTGTCTGCATCCAGGCGGGCTGGATGGTCGCCCAAGTCATCGGCCGCCTCATCAAGGGGCTGCCTGTGTCGCTACTCGAGATCAACACCTGCGGACACGTCGCGTGCGCCGTGCTCCTCTACCTGCTCTGGTGGAGCAAGCCCCTCGACGTCCTGGATCCAACCGTGCTGGAGGAGGGAAACGATGACTACCTATCGCTCATGAGGTTTTGCTCCTCCATGAGCGCCGTCAACGGAGTAACAGACATTCGATGCTTCATGTACATGCCCGCGGACGGAGCGAGCAGCGACGAGGGTCCAGATCAACACGCGGCCAGGGTTCTCATCACGACTCATCTGTCCATCGGGTCGCCCGGCACGAGAGAACCCTCGAGGTTTCTGGGATTCGACGTGAGCGATATCCGGCCTCAGACAACGTTACTGACCGTCGAAGCCCATGCGCAGAGGGTGGCACGGAGCGCATACATGTATCATATCGACCAGACAAAGCCCACTGTCGCGCCCGAATGCCTGCAGACGTACTTTGCGCCGCCGTACAGGGATCTCACCCTCCGCCATGGCACGATATACTGCCGAAGGCTTTTCGCCGATGTTCAGCAGCACCAGAGATCCCACAATGCCGTCGACCCAGTCCGCTTGGCGCAGGCGGCAGCAGCCTCGGACGCCATCTGGGCCCAGTGCATCACCCGCCCGGCATACGCCCCTTACTACTTTACCTCGGTCCCgaccgtcggcgtcttcctcggcgagaCGGACTACCTCGTGCCGCACATCGTCAACTTCCCCTCCCTATCCAACCTCGGTCTCGGTCAGGTCAACATCCACCGCGACGTCCTGCGCTCGGTGCTCGCCCTCACTGCCGCTGCGTACGGCGGGCTCCACCTGTCCGGCTGGTTCGACCACTTTCCGACGGACATCGAAAAGAAGCTGTGGGCGGTGTCGGCTCTCGTCATCGCGTGCTCCGGGGTCGTGCTGTGGATCTTCTTTCTCGCGCGGCAGCTGTGGCCGCGGTTCGACGTCTTCGTCTCCGGAGCGGCGCCGGGGGCCAGGCTGGCCGGCACGAGCTACTATTACCAGAAACCGTGgatgaagaaggccaagTCGGCGGTCCTGGGCTCCATCCTGGTGTTGTTTGCTGCGGCTAGGGTGTTTCTGGTTGTCGAGGCTTTTGTCAACCTGCGAGAGGCCCCCAAGGCTTTGTATGAGACGCCTGAGTGGTCCGACTTCTTCCCGCATTTTTAG
- a CDS encoding Cyclin-dependent kinase 4 — protein MASLLLVAKNQQHSGLYKVPPALAKCVAYVHSRGVVWGDLSTRNVLVFDDDSLKICDFASSALENVYPHFGIHTYEPGYCLDLPEDQVRALSMMQRELYALGSAVFEVTAWKFPYADTSGEI, from the exons ATGGCATCTTTGCTGCTTGTAGCCAAGAACCAACAGCACTCTGGTTTAT ACAAAGTACCGCCTGCCCTTGCCAAGTGCGTCGCATACGTCCACTCTCGCGGCGTTGTCTGGGGAGACCTCTCCACTAGGAATGTTCTTGTCTTCGATGACGATAGCCTCAAGATTTGCGACTTTGCCAGTTCGGCTCTCGAAAATGTCTATCCCCATTTTGGCATTCACACATACGAACCGGGATATTGCCTTGATCTACCAGAGGACCAAGTGCGTGCATTGTCCATGATGCAGCGGGAGCTGTACGCACTCGGATCAGCGGTCTTTGAAGTCACTGCGTGGAAATTTCCGTACGCGGATACCAGCGGTGAAATTTGA
- a CDS encoding Ankyrin unc44, translated as MDSPGRLPGAGLADLIRTSQLLADRYTLVANSLNTAPVTLASLATECRAVTDALRRFKYLRETIPETLVFDPVLLDQSCHDALHSISNSLSSLDIYSTRIRPATSDSAVDMSSGQLTIVWNEDSLKQILHEIKTSRQSLAFLLNCVPRLSEHVTSKNHSTFMHSSRLVSWDCAISPAVLNKGSRLRLSTIGPRPRPEVCPVSDISEVHLALKRLKPPPGTLYKQSMRTTKDLHDAIDREDEAAVVKLLLQRIDPSTPRIGSKLSPLRRALNRQVPSLVTFLAVAGADLEDRGDEGDTILISAVKLGYADKIIALLCELGADVNAVDNLGCSAVHHAAMSASDDDTLAVLVHAGGDIDRRDLGTRTPLVAAVQNYRFNAIEKLLEFGADLELRLQNGRTALHVAISMRSSPMTEFLSDQGAYLDRRVNEHTALTYAIATACPDIAEVLIDAGADVDLPSSKGNFPLLAAAAAGDLLTMKLLLSRGAKYDAAGSEGYLPIHMAAHKNRVEVLQLLFKAGSPIDPTTEHGETPLTIAMHLGCFEAAQFLIEVGADVDHSAPGTERIICQALKAGNTRIAMALIRGGADLTTPLLRNTSMTPLHLAAHYGQNDVLATMVSAGVDLDTRTWPGFTPLFSAVKAGHLATVRLLVTAGAYLRARSTSGANLLFFGTAEPAMMKLLIELGLDIHERDHHGATPLHYAAVKGHGATVKLLLQRGAKVVHASAVFETLQDYKKKSPYRQGTPGGLARQKDHIKIARLIEGWKFKT; from the exons ATGGACTCCCCGGGACGTCTGCCCGGCGCTGGCCTGGCCGACTTGATACGAACCTCGCAACTCCTTGCCGACCGATACACCCTCGTGGCCAATAGTCTTAACACAGCGCCTGTCACCTTGGCTTCTCTCGCCACCGAATGCCGGGCCGTCACGGACGCCTTGCGCCGATTCAAGTACCTCCGCGAGACGATCCCGGAAACGCTCGTATTTGACCCGGTCCTGCTCGATCAATCTTGCCATGACGCCTTACACTCGATTTCGAACAGCTTGTCGTCGCTCGACATATACAGCACCCGCATTCGCCCGGCGACAAGCGACAGTGCTGTTGATATGTCGTCAGGCCAACTCACCATTGTTTGGAACGAAGACTCCCTCAAGCAGATCCTACACGAAATTAAAACCAGCCGCCAATCTCTTGCTTTTCTCCTCAACTGTGTGCCAAG GCTCAGCGAACATGTCACATCCAAAAACCACTCTACTTTTATGCACTCATCTCGCTTGGTATCGTGGGACTGCGCCATAAGCCCAGCGGTGCTCAACAAGGGCAGCCGCCTGCGCCTATCAACCATCGGCCCACGCCCGCGGCCTGAGGTTTGTCCTGTTAGCGACATCTCCGAGGTTCACTTGGCCTTGAAAAGACTGAAGCCACCGCCCGGCACCCTGTACAAGCAAAGTATGCGAACGACCAAGGACTTACACGACGCCATAGATCGCGAAGACGAAGCTGCAGTGGTGAAGCTGTTGTTACAGCGGATCGACCCGAGCACGCCTCGCATAGGCTCGAAACTTTCGCCTCTACGCCGGGCTCTCAACCGCCAAGTTCCATCTCTTGTGACCTTCCTGGCCGTGGCGGGTGCTGACCTCGAGGACcgcggcgatgaaggcgatACAATCCTGATCTCGGCCGTCAAGCTCGGATACGCTGATAAAATCATTGCGCTCTTGTGCGAACTTGGCGCAGATGTCAATGCTGTCGACAACCTGGGATGCTCGGCGGTTCACCATGCCGCCATGTCAGCTAGTGACGATGACACCCTGGCTGTGCTTGTACACGCCGGGGGCGATATCGACCGCAGGGACTTGGGAACAAGAACGCCTTTAGTAGCAGCAGTCCAAAACTACCGGTTCAACGCCATCGAGAAGCTACTCGAATTCGGTGCCGACCTAGAACTCCGCCTGCAGAACGGCCGGACGGCGCTTCATGTCGCCATATCCATGAGAAGCAGCCCCATGACAGAGTTTCTCTCGGACCAGGGCGCCTACCTCGATAGGCGAGTCAACGAGCACACCGCCTTGACTTACGCCATAGCCACGGCCTGCCCTGATATCGCGGAGGTGTTGATCGATGCCGGTGCCGATGTCGACCTGCCTAGTTCAAAGGGGAACTTCCCACTactggcggcggcggcagcgggagaCCTGCTTACCATGAAGCTCTTGCTCTCTCGAGGAGCCAAGTATGATGCCGCCGGCAGTGAAGGATACCTACCCATCCACATGGCAGCTCACAAAAACAGAGTCGAGGTGCTGCAGCTCTTGTTTAAAGCCGGTTCTCCAATCGACCCGACGACCGAACATGGCGAGACGCCCCTCACGATCGCAATGCACCTAGGGTGCTTCGAGGCCGCCCAGTTCCTgatcgaggtcggcgccgacgtcgaccacTCGGCGCCCGGGACGGAGAGGATCATCTGCCAGGCGCTCAAGGCCGGCAACACGCGCATCGCAATGGCTCTCATCCGCGGGGGCGCGGACCTCACCACCCCCTTACTACGAAACACCAGCATGACGCCGCTGCATCTGGCAGCCCACTACGGACAAAacgacgtcctcgccacGATGGTCAGCGCCGGCGTTGACCTGGACACCCGAACGTGGCCCGGCTTCACACCGCTCTTTtccgccgtcaaggccggtCACCTCGCCACCGTGCGTCTGCTCGTGACAGCCGGAGCATATCTGAGAGCCCGGTCGACCTCAGGCGCCAAcctgctcttcttcggcacCGCGGAACCCGCCATGATGAAACTCCTGATAGAGCTTGGCCTGGACATCCACGAGCGCGACCACCACGGCGCGACGCCGCTCCACTACGCGGCCGTCAAGGGCCACGGCGCCACGGTGAAGCTCCTCCTGCAGCGGGGCGCCAAGGTGGTGCATGCGAGCGCCGTCTTCGAGACGCTTCAGGActacaagaagaagagtCCGTATCGTCAGGGCACTCCTGGCGGCCTCGCGAGGCAGAAGGACCACATCAAGATTGCTCGACTAATCGAGGGCTGGAAGTTTAAGACATGA
- a CDS encoding Caffeine-induced death protein 2: MTQPPPQPHLTPQFCFSTGTLRDFLRLSRASIDDSIAQNLNALVTPARAGFDPASTAQRAPRSFPRQIDPQACQNFKDKALFPTWHSRAEVLHYCGVVATSPDPDDPEALLRQIEQAKDKERVVDERLDPYSGRFFPREPRTEQLAMLIRQEKGIENIVRTRTWGMVKQRCGESADTWEEALEGWRQRTGVKGDGR; encoded by the exons ATgacgcagccgccgcctcaACCGCATCTTACGCCACAATTCTGTTTCTCGACAGGAACCCTGCGAG ATTTTCTCAGGTTATCCCGCGCCAGCATCGACGACTCCATAGCCCAGAACCTCAATGCGCTGGTGACACCCGCACGCGCCGGGTTCGACCCCGCGTCGACAGCACAGCGAGCGCCACGCTCGTTTCCGCGGCAGATAGATCCCCAGGCATGCCAGAACTTCAAGGACAAGGCGCTGTTCCCGACGTGGCATTCCCGCGCAGAGGTCCTACACTACTGTGGAGTCGTCGCGACGAGTCCTGACCCCGACGATCCGGAGGCGCTGCTACGACAGATAGAGCAGGCCAAAGACAAGGAGCGGGTGGTTGATGAGCGTCTAGACCCCTACTCGGGGAGGTTCTTCCCACGCGAGCCGCGGACGGAGCAGCTCGCGATGCTCATACGGCAAGAGAAGGGCATCGAAAACATTGTCCGGACGCGGACCTGGGGCATGGTAAAGCAGAGATGCGGCGAGTCTGCAGACACGTGGGAGGAAGCTCTAGAAGGTTGGCGACAAAGGACGGGCGTGAAGGGGGATGGCCGATGA
- a CDS encoding Tetratricopeptide, with amino-acid sequence MPQPLNSKESSLFRAVIRAYEDKQYKRGLKSADLILKKNPKHGDTMAMKALIMNAQGKTEEAFALGKEALTVDMKSHICWHVYGLLYRANKNFEEAIKAYKFALKLEPESTQIQRDLAILQVQMRDYAGYIQSRTAMLQARSQLRQNWTALAIAHHLAGDLSAAENVLTTYEGTLKSTPSRADYENSEAVMYKNTIIAEQGDYQRALEHLESAAKHSLDRLEFLELRAKYLVKLGKKEEAVAAWEALVDRNADRPAYFEGLESAHGFAEGDQDARKSIYDTYAKKFPRSDAPRRLPLNFLSGDAFRTAAQEYLTLMFNKGVPSTFANLKHLYSDPSKKETLEALAQEYLKSQASSETTNGDRSKGEAAALYFLAQHYNYHLSRDLAKAHEYVDKAIEKVPDSVDFTMTKARIWKHQGNLQEASETMDKARTLDTRDRYINTKAAKYQLRNNENDKALKTVGLFTRADTVGGPLADLLDMQCVWYLTEEGEACARQGDDALALKRFHTIHSIFDVWQEDQFDFHSFSLRKGQIRAYVDMVRWEDHLRDHPFYSRAALDAVAIYLKRADRPLANGVNGDANGDDASERKKAAKKAKKEQQRLEREAADRAAKQDPNKGKATEEPKKKDDDPLGHKLLDAEPLGAAMRFVTPLLQFSPKNIQAQFAGFDVYLRRKKYVLALRCLNAARELDESHPGVHERVVEFAHVVRPALESLPAKVQELIKSEFTPPAGDLKKYNEEFLSNNKSTPSHVVAALKTRRVLGEDRSKTESDLANVVKAPEATFELAAEVYDILKAWRSSEAETLKKAAHDRWPEVTIFA; translated from the exons ATGCCGCAGCCTCTCAATTCGAAAGAGTCTTCGCTCTTTCGAGCCGTCATCCGCGCCTATGAAGACAAGCAGTACAAGCGCGGCCTCAAGTCGGCTGACCTGATTCTGAAGAAGAACCCCAAGCATGGCGATACGATGGCCATGAAGGCTCTTATTATGAATGCGCAGGGAAAGACCGAGGAGGCCTTCGCGCTCGGCAAGGAGGCGCTGACGGTGGATATGAAGTCGCACATTTGCTGGCACGTCTACGGCCTGCTGTACCGCGCCAACAAAAActtcgaggaggccatcaaggcctACAAGTTTGCGCTGAAGCTCGAGCCCGAGTCGACCCAGATTCAGCGGGACTTGGCTATCCTCCAGGTCCAGATGCGCGATTATGCCGGATACATCCAAAGCCGTACTGCCATGCTGCAGGCGCGTTCCCAGCTGCGCCAGAACTGGACAGCGCTGGCCATCGCCCACCATCTCGCTGGCGACCTTTCAGCTGCCGAGAACGTCCTGACCACCTACGAGGGCACGCTGAAGTCCACGCCTTCCCGGGCCGACTACGAGAACTCCGAAGCCGTCATGTACAAGAACACCATTATTGCAGAGCAGGGCGACTACCAAAGAGCcctcgagcacctcgagTCCGCTGCTAAGCACAGCCTTGACAGACTCGAATTTTTGGAGCTGCGCGCTAAGTATCTGGTCAAGTtgggcaagaaggaggaggctgtTGCTGCGTGGGAGGCCCTTGTCGACCGCAACGCTGATCGTCCTGCCTACTTTGAGGGCCTGGAGAGCGCCCATGGCTttgccgagggcgaccagGATGCCAGAAAGTCGATCTACGACACATATGCCAAGAAGTTCCCCCGTTCAGATGCACCTCGTCGTCTGCCCCTGAACTTCCTGTCTG GCGATGCTTTCCGCACTGCGGCTCAGGAGTACCTGACGCTCATGTTTAACAAGGGCGTTCCTTCAACGTTCGCCAACCTGAAGCACCTTTACTCCGACCCATCAAAGAAGGAGACTTTGGAGGCGCTGGCTCAGGAGTACCTGAAGTCCCAGGCCTCCTCGGAAACGACCAACGGCGACCGCTCAAAGGGCGAGGCAGCCGCCCTCTACTTCCTCGCTCAACACTACAACTACCACCTGAGTCGCGACCTGGCCAAGGCTCACGAGTACGTCGATaaggccatcgagaaggTCCCCGACAGCGTTGACTTCACCATGACCAAGGCCAGGATATGGAAGCACCAAGGCAACCTCCAAGAGGCTTCCGAGACTATGGACAAGGCCCGCACTTTGGATACCAGAGACCGCTACATCAACACCAAGGCTGCCAAGTACCAGCTGCGTAACAACGAGAACGACAAGGCGTTGAAGACAGTTGGTCTCTTCACCAGGGCAGACACCGTCGGCGGCCCTCTTGCGGACCTCCTCGACATGCAGTGCGTCTGGTACCTGACTGAGGAGGGTGAGGCGTGCGCCAGacagggcgacgacgccttGGCCCTCAAGCGGTTCCACACCATCCACAGCATCTTTGACGTCTGGCAAGAAGATCAATTCGACTTCCATAGCTTCTCTCTTCGAAAGGGTCAAATCCGTGCCTACGTCGACATGGTCCGGTGGGAGGATCACCTTCGCGACCACCCCTTTTACTCGAGAGCCGCGTTGGACGCCGTTGCCATTTACCTCAAGCGTGCCGATCGCCCCTTGGCGAacggcgtcaacggcgatGCTAACGGCGATGACGCTTccgagaggaagaaggctgccaagaaggccaagaaggagcagcagcgtcTCGAGCGGGAAGCCGCCGACCGCGCAGCAAAGCAGGACCCTaacaagggcaaggccaCCGAAGAgccaaagaagaaggacgacgacccgCTCGGCCACAAGCTGTTGGATGCCGAGCCTCTCGGTGCCGCCATGCGTTTTGTTACCCCTCTGCTGCAGTTCAGCCCCAAGAACATCCAGGCCCAGTTTGCCGGCTTCGACGTCTACCTGCGCCGGA AGAAGTACGTTCTTGCCCTGCGTTGCCTCAACGCTGCGCGCGAACTAGACGAGTCTCACCCCGGAGTCCACGAGCGTGTCGTCGAGTTCGCCCACGTCGTCCGCCCGGCCCTCGAGAGCCTGCCGGCGAAGGTGCAAGAACTCATCAAATCTGAGTTTACCCCCCCTGCCGGCGACCTGAAGAAGTACAACGAGGAGTTCCTGTCGAACAACAAGTCCACGCCCTCTCACGTTGTCGCTGCGCTCAAGACTCGGAGGGTTCTGGGCGAGGACCGATCCAAGACGGAGAGCGACCTCGCCAATGTCGTCAAGGCGCCCGAGGCCACGTTCGAGCTCGCGGCCGAAGTGTacgacatcctcaaggcATGGAGAAgcagcgaggccgagacgctcaagaaggcggcgcatGATCGATGGCCCGAGGTGACCATCTTCGCCTAG
- a CDS encoding Anthranilate phosphoribosyltransferase, with translation MASQPPVAGSDAAALPLIDIKPLLKKLWPVPDAGLNVTPDEIAEAISHFFTHQVSDAQAASLLIALHFTNLDRRADVMARSAHVMRRAAAKVDFDDLARVVDRKALAAGRYGGGLCDIVGTGGDAHNTFNISTTASILASSLLLVAKHGNRASTSKSGSADLVNNMQPRPPVLMAVSPSTLSRVYSATNYGFLFAPVFHPGMRYVAPIRKELPWRTIFNLLGPLANPVEDILEARVIGVARKELGPVFLEALKISGSKKAMIICGEEELDEVSCAGPTLVWRLAETAPGGEIVTDHFRVQPSDFGLGTHPLNTVSPGKEPAENAEILRRILEGEMADNDPILEFVLMNTATLFVASGICEAETSNMGPGDDGRVITERGPGGGRWKEGVRRARWAVKSGEAWKQWKAFVDVTNSFDQ, from the coding sequence ATGGCCTCTCAACCTCCGGTCGCGGggtccgacgccgccgccctcccgctCATCGATATCAAGCCCCTCCTCAAGAAGCTGTGGCCCGTCCCGGACGCCGGCCTCAATGTGACCCCGGATgagatcgccgaggccatctcCCACTTCTTCACCCACCAGGTCTCCGATGCCCAGgccgcctccctcctcaTCGCCCTGCACTTCACCAACCTCGACCGCCGCGCCGATGTCATGGCCCGCTCCGCCCACGTCatgcgccgcgccgccgccaaggttgacttcgacgacctcgcccgcgtcgtcgaccgtAAGGCCCTGGCCGCTGGCCGCTACGGCGGCGGTCTCTGCGACATCGTCGGtaccggcggcgacgcccacAACACCTTCAACATCAGCACCACTGCCAGCATCCTCGCCAGCTCCCTGTTGCTCGTAGCCAAGCACGGGAACCGCGCGAGTACCTCCAAGTCCGGCTCCGCGGACCTTGTCAACAACATGCAGCCTCGGCCCCCCGTCCTAATGGCCgtctccccctccaccctgTCCCGCGTCTACTCCGCCACCAACTACGGCTTCCTCTTCGCCCCCGTCTTCCACCCGGGTATGCGCTACGTCGCTCCCATTCGCAAGGAGCTACCCTGGCGGACAATCTTCAACCTTCTCGGCCCGCTGGCGAACCCCGTCGAGgacatcctcgaggcccgcgtcatcggcgtcgcgAGAAAGGAGCTCGGCCCCGtcttcctcgaggccctcaaAATTAGCGGCTCCAAGAAGGCCATGATCATctgcggcgaggaggagctggacgaggtcAGCTGCGCGGGGCCCACGCTCGTGTGGAGGCTGGCCGAGACAGCCCCGGGCGGGGAGATTGTGACGGATCACTTTAGGGTGCAGCCGAGTGACTTCGGCCTGGGGACCCACCCCCTGAACACCGTGTCTCCAGGCAAGGAGCCCGCCGAGAACGCTGAGATTCTGAGGAGGATATTGGAGGGCGAGATGGCCGACAACGACCCTATTCTCGAGTTCGTCCTCATGAACACGGCGACGCTGTTCGTGGCCTCGGGCATCTGCGAGGCGGAGACGAGCAACATGggccccggcgacgacggccgcgtcATCACCGAAAGGGGACCCGGCGGGGGACGATGGAAGGAGGGCGTGCGGAGGGCGCGCTGGGCCGTCAAGAGCGGCGAGGCCTGGAAGCAGTGGAAGGCGTTCGTCGATGTCACAAACAGTTTTGACCagtaa